The following are from one region of the Penaeus chinensis breed Huanghai No. 1 chromosome 5, ASM1920278v2, whole genome shotgun sequence genome:
- the LOC125025819 gene encoding glutamic acid-rich protein-like, with product MMLARAVWAWSLVGVVALVGSASANWQPCKVQCDANFVKNDLAQSALASVCERGCDLFTLSLISTLQRSPVMHLSSLITPRRLPLTPHTAPHDLEVRVEKKEKLEKEKVEKKEKVEKKEKVEKNEIVGSEEVKQAVTEKKKELSKKLVEKRKKEEKAAEKKDEVVEREEVEEAHKAGGTTKVALASRVLHLHLKNRQTTTQPADHPVQDHPARAAHQATTTTTLAPPEANPEAMAASSTKKTPSSPSSSPAPSSPSSSSSETPKAKSHSGGDGFAMWMKCLMHQEAKAEVEHKAKLEAKHDVKKLIAKEHKHRDGKVEEERLEQAKHSCRHACVTAYNVMNEQEACVVGCHLQATTAALKPSRTASQDAPSKNPLAMFQRMVINLAGHVGRLMRFTWAWTSRGQQEWQQQEKVEVQASKEPEKDFTYISKVSGPVVISLQDNVDYTRTSAFRLVFMPDQEPRRHHQQKAQQQLHQQLKQSLEAVLQSRQQNQEEQHQQQQHQLQQQQQQQQQQQQQLDLLECISRKSGLPRWFIAVTIFTSALVILWLCFTLTAPPDDIKVVKTKPPDFSVDENDDGFDDFDDDLNISEKKKLLAHADDVIKIRIENV from the exons ATGATGTTGGCGCGGGCGGTGTGGGCGTGGAGCCTGGTGGGCGTGGTAGCGCTGGTGGGCTCGGCGTCTGCAAATTGGCAGCCATGCAAGGTCCAGTGTGACGCCAACTTTGTTAAGAATGACTTAGCACAG TCCGCCTTGGCAAGCGTGTGCGAGCGAGGGTGTGACCTCTTCACGCTCTCCCTCATCTCGACGCTCCAACGCTCCCCTGTTATGCACCTGAGCTCCCTCATCACCCCTCGAaggcttcccctcaccccccacacggCGCCCCACGACCTAGAGGTcagggtggagaagaaggagaagctggagaaggagaaagtggagaagaaggagaaagtggagaagaaggagaaagtggagaagaatGAGATCGTGGGAAGTGAAGAGGTCAAGCAAGCagtgacagagaagaagaaggagctgtCAAAAAAGctggtggagaagaggaagaaggaggagaaggcggccgagaagaaggacgaggtggtggagcgagaggaggtggaggaggcccacAAGGCTGGCGGGACCACCAAGGTCGCCCTTGCATCCCGCGTGCTGCACTTGCACCTCAAGAACCGCCAGACGACCACGCAGCCCGCCGACCACCCGGTTCAAGACcaccccgcccgcgccgcccaccaggccaccacgaccaccaccctAGCCCCTCCTGAGGCTAACCCTGAGGCCATGGCTGCCTCCTCCACCAAgaaaaccccctcctccccctcctcctctccagctccctcgtcgccgtcctcctcctccagcgaGACACCGAAGGCCAAGAGCCACAGCGGCGGAGACGGCTTCGCCATGTGGATGAAGTGCCTCATGCACCAGGAAGCCAAAGCCGAGGTCGAACACAAGGCCAAGCTCGAGGCCAAGCACGACGTCAAGAAACTGATCGCCAAGGAGCACAAGCACCGCGACGGCAAGGTGGAAGAGGAGCGACTCGAACAAGCCAAGCACTCTTGCAGACACG cCTGCGTGACGGCCTACAACGTGATGAACGAGCAAGAGGCCTGCGTGGTGGGCTGCCACCTGCAGGCGACCACGGCGGCGCTGAAGCCCTCCAGGACGGCTTCGCAGGACGCCCCCTCCAAGAACCCCCTCGCAATGTTCCAGAGGATGGTCATCAACCTGGCAGGCCACGTGGGCAGGCTCATGCGCTTCACTTGGGCGTGGACCTCCCGAGGGCAGCAGGAGTGGCAGCAGCAGGAGAAGGTCGAAG TGCAAGCAAGCAAGGAGCCTGAAAAGGACTTCACTTACATATCCAAGGTCTCAGGACCAGTTGTTATCAGTTTACA AGACAACGTGGACTACACCCGCACCTCTGCCTTCCGGCTCGTGTTCATGCCAGACCAAGAGCCGCGTCGCCACCACCAGCAGAAGGCGCAGCAGCAATTACATCAGCAGCTGAAGCAGTCCCTAGAAGCTGTTTTGCAGTCCCGCCAGCAGAACCAGGAGGAACAGcaccaacagcagcagcaccaactccagcagcaacagcagcaacaacagcagcagcagcagcagctcgaCTTGTTGGAGTGCATTTCGAGGAAGTCCGGTCTGCCTCGCTGGTTCATCGCCGTCACCATCTTCACGTCCGCGCTCGTGATCCTGTGGCTCTGCTTCACCCTCACCGCGCCCCCCGATGACATCAAGGTTGTTAAGACGAAG CCTCCGGATTTCAGCGTAGACGAAAATGACGACGGTTTCGACGACTTCGATGACGACCTCAACATCTCGGAGAAGAAGAAACTGCTCGCCCACGCCGATGACGTCATCAAAATCCGGATCGAAAATGTGTAG